In Tachysurus vachellii isolate PV-2020 chromosome 1, HZAU_Pvac_v1, whole genome shotgun sequence, a genomic segment contains:
- the LOC132852061 gene encoding uncharacterized protein LOC132852061 — MTALYVGDLHPEVTELMILKRFRPAGPIKSVHISRNRKSGYSLGYAYVNFCYKYDAERALEMFDFELLLERPMRVMWSRFERMLNWTNRSNIIIKNLDKSIQSVDLFDTFSVFGKIVSCKVVESKGFGYVQFESQEAAASAINRLNGMLLNDQYVTIQYFKDRDERKPENNTLQKLQQPVLPPCNKNTVAVAPSVDPVQAVPAFTTAASVDTVQADPAITTAPSEDPVQAVTDFVTAPLEDTVPGFETAPSEDSIPVFEKASLVDTVPGIETAPLEDIVPIFETAPSVDSVPDFIKAPAIERAPAEAPAALSDTAKATAADVESSTSVANVDDVQLDDSTKDAPTSTPSGKRLTIYMLESAALDDQIQKAYDYMLPLVKKIHPSLASKITWMLIQGENNFEIMNMISVPELLRAKVHEMDSLLKAREAGHKPETLKMMYRHKTSRNRKKKNNKNKRNI; from the exons ATGACTGCACTGTATGTTGGAGATCTGCACCCTGAAGTGACAGAACTGATGATTCTTAAAAGATTCAGACCTGCAGGACCCATTAAATCTGTCCACATCAGCAGGAACAGGAAGAGCGGCTACTCACTCGGCTATGCCTATGTCAACTTCTGCTATAAATACGACG CCGAGCGAGCACTGGAAATGTTTGACTTTGAACTTCTTCTGGAGAGACCCATGCGTGTGATGTGGTCTCGCTTTGAACGGATGCTGAACTGGACCAACAGGAGCAACATCATCATAAAGAACTTGGACAAGTCCATTCAGAGCGTTGACCTGTTTGACACCTTCTCAGTGTTTGGGAAGATCGTGTCGTGCAAG GTTGTGGAATCAAAGGGATTTGGCTATGTCCAATTTGAGTCACAGGAGGCAGCTGCGTCGGCCATCAATCGGCTCAACGGGATGCTGCTGAACGACCAATACGT CACCATTCAGTATTTTAAGGACCGTGATGAGCGCAAACCTGAG AACAATACACTACAGAAACTCCAGCAACCTGTGCTGCCTCCCTGCAACAAGAACACCGTAGCTGTTGCTCCCTCTGTGGACCCTGTCCAAGCTGTCCCAGCCTTCACGACAGCTGCCTCTGTGGACACCGTCCAAGCCGACCCAGCCATCACAACAGCTCCTTCTGAGGACCCTGTCCAAGCAGTCACTGACTTTGTGACGGCTCCCCTTGAGGACACCGTCCCAGGCTTTGAGACAGCTCCTTCTGAGGACTCCATCCCAGTTTTTGAGAAAGCTTCCCTTGTGGACACCGTCCCAGGCATTGAGACAGCTCCCCTTGAGGACATCGTCCCAATCTTTGAGACAGCTCCTTCTGTGGACTCTGTCCCAGACTTTATAAAAGCTCCAGCTATTGAAAGAGCCCCAGCTGAAGCTCCAGCTGCACTGTCAGACACTGCTAAAGCCACAGCTGCAGATGTGGAGTCGTCTACATCTGTGGCTAATGTGGATGATGTGCAGCTGGACGACAGCACAAAA GATGCACCCACATCTACACCAAGTGGGAAACGCTTGACCATCTATATGCTGGAGTCTGCGGCACTAGACGATCAGATTCAGAAGGCCT atGACTACATGCTTCCTCTGGTCAAGAAAATCCACCCCTCTCTGGCCAGTAAGATCACATGGATGCTAATACAGGGAGAGAACAACTTCGAAATCATGAATATGATTAGTGTTCCTGAGCTCCTGCGTGCCAag gtACATGAAATGGACTCCCTACTGAAGGCACGAGAAGCTGGTCACAAGCCG gaAACCCTGAAGATGATGTACAGACACAAGACCAGcagaaacaggaagaagaaaaataataagaataagagaaatatctaa
- the mcoln2 gene encoding mucolipin-2 — protein sequence MELLAMSNVDPTGNPMSMSLDQTMEERLRDDLRYYFMSPCEKYRARRQLPWKLTVQILKIVMITTQLILFGLNNQLVVAYKEENLMAFKNLFLKSYSGVDEDDYSLAVYTKQSVFDHLYFIIDQYSQLDELTVGSVSYAEEDGKICPLVICKEYYKRGSGKHSEKAYDINAQTESVCLTLDTKSAETWRITNASFFEIDFYRLVNIEISFRVKGINLQTVLSHELPDCYTFAVLITFDNQCHSGKVKMTLDIDAVSSACKNWNISGHAQKNTHYLVIFDAVVILVCLISSVLCIRSIFLAIRLLQRFSKFCFWKYNHKVCEEDQREFLNGWYILVIISDVMAIVGSILKMEIQAKSLTSYDVCSIFLGTSTLMVWVGVIRYLGYFQKYNVLILTMQAALPNVLRFCCCAGMIYLGYTFCGWIVLGPYHEKFEDLSRVAECLFSLVNGDDMFPTFAEFQQKNTVVWLFSRVYLYSFISLFIYMVLSLFIALITDAYESIKRYQKNGFPMTELQLFLSVKKEFPEGEDVENGEKSSSNSFSSYTMLCGCRRVSTDDYSVLIS from the exons ATGGAGCTGCTTGCCATGTCAAATGTCGATCCTACAGG tAACCCCATGTCCATGAGCCTTGACCAGACAATGGAAGAAAGACTAAGAGATGACTTGAGATATTACTTCATGAGTCCCTGTGAGAAATACAGAGCACGGCGACAACTACCATGGAAGCTGACAgtacagattttaaaaatagtCATGATTACAACTCAG CTCATCCTCTTTGGGCTTAACAACCAGCTCGTAGTGGCCTACAAAGAAGAGAACTTAATGGCCTTCAAGAATTTGTTCCTGAAGAGTTACAGTGGTGTGGATGAGGATGACTATAGTCTAGCTGTCTATACTAAACAGAGTGTCTTCGATCATCTATACTTCATCATAGATCag TACTCTCAGTTAGACGAGCTGACTGTGGGCTCTGTCAGCTATGCCGAGGAGGATGGAAAGATCTGTCCTTTGGTCATCTGTAAAGAGTACTACAAAAGGGGCAGCGGGAAGCATTCGGAAAAAGCCTATGATATAAATGCCCAAACGGAGTCAG TTTGCCTAACTTTGGATACAAAATCTGCTGAAACATGGAGAATAACCAATGCCTCTTTTTTTGAAATTGACTTTTACAG acTTGTCAATATAGAAATCTCATTCCGGGTTAAAGGAATCAACCTACAAACCGTCCTTTCACATGAGTTGCCTGATTGTTACACTTTTGCTGTTTTG ATTACATTTGACAATCAGTGCCATAGTGGAAAAGTGAAAATGACCCTTGATATTGATGCTGTAAGCAGTGCATGCAAAAACTGGAATATTTCAGGACATG CACAGAAGAACACTCACTATCTTGTAATCTTTGATGCTGTTGTTATCCTTGTGTGTCTGATCTCTTCTGTGCTTTGCATTCGCTCTATTTTTCTTGCAATTAGGTTACTTCAG AGATTTTCCAAGTTCTGTTTCTGGAAGTATAACCATAAAGTATGTGAGGAGGACCAACGAGAATTTTTAAATGGCTGGTACATCTTGGTAATAATCAGTGATGTCATGGCAATCGTAGGGTCCATACTGAAGATGGAAATTCAGGCAAAG AGCCTAACCAGCTATGATGTGTGTAGCATCTTTTTAGGAACATCAACACTCATGGTCTGGGTTGGTGTCATTAGATATTTAGGTTATTTCCAGAAGTATAAT GTTCTTATCCTTACTATGCAGGCAGCTCTACCCAACGTTCTCCGCTTCTGCTGCTGTGCAGGGATGATTTATCTGGGCTACACTTTCTGTGGGTGGATCGTTTTAGGGCCCTACCatgaaaag TTTGAGGATCTGAGCCGTGTGGCCGAATGCCTCTTCTCCCTGGTCAACGGGGACGACATGTTCCCGACATTCGCCGAGTTCCAGCAGAAGAACACTGTGGTGTGGCTTTTCAGCAGGGTCTACCTTTactctttcatttctctcttcatCTACATGGTGCTCAGCCTTTTCATAGCTCTCATCACGGACGCTTACGAGAGCATTAAG CGCTACCAGAAAAACGGGTTTCCCATGACAGAGCTGCAGCTGTTTCTGAGTGTGAAGAAGGAGTTCCCAGAGGGGGAGGATGTAGAGAATGGAGAGAAAAGCAGCTCCAATAGCTTCTCCTCCTACACTATGCTGTGTGGCTGCAGAAG AGTTTCCACAGATGATTATTCAGTTCTCATCAGTTGA